A DNA window from Anastrepha obliqua isolate idAnaObli1 chromosome 5, idAnaObli1_1.0, whole genome shotgun sequence contains the following coding sequences:
- the LOC129248402 gene encoding dnaJ homolog subfamily A member 4, whose amino-acid sequence MENVELYEILGVDKSSTYAEIKKNYRKLAKEFHPDKNPEAGDKFKEISFAYEILSDPEKRKIYDRYGLKGVQEGSDGFGDASEFFSHWFPFSGGQSHGGGGGGGGSFGNNRSRAGAQVVVKLEVTLEELYNGNVSKPVEYKRTSFCGTCNGEGGPEMTVEQCKACNGTGRTANYSFMGAFVNAFESTCASCYGRGTTIPDGFRCATCSGSGLVEEELKHEVPIEKGAPNMLKVLFHSAGNQPLVGERGDLIVVLVQAEHPVFIRRQNDLFLRDIRINITQALCGFVHCFQHLDGRTLCITNKPGDVIKHSELRVVTGEGMPLRNNPFERGDLFVEFNIDFPDDNFATIDQMHLLETLLPPRQPFTMPEDAEEVVMTDVPPYGEGGHAGAQGGMDDDDESAHFESVQCQTG is encoded by the exons ATGGAGAATGTGGAGCTATACGAAATTCTTGGAGTGGATAAAAGTTCGACATATGCTGAAATTAAAAAG AATTATCGAAAATTAGCTAAAGAGTTTCACCCAGACAAGAATCCCGAAGCTGGTGataaatttaaggaaatttcATTTGCGTACGAAATTCTTTCTGATCCAGAGAAGCGCAAAATCTATGATCGATATGGTCTGAAAGGGGTGCAAGAAGGCAGTGATGGATTCGGTGATGCATCCGAATTCTTTTCGCATTGGTTCCCTTTCAGTGGAGGTCAAAGTCACGGTGGCGGCGGCGGTGGCGGCGGTAGTTTTGGCAACAACCGTTCGCGGGCAGGAGCGCAAGTGGTGGTGAAATTAGAAGTGACATTGGAGGAATTATACAATGGAAATGTTTCAAAACCTGTTGAATATAAGCGTACTTCTTTTTGCGGCACATGCAACGGCGAAGGAGGACCTGAAATGACCGTGGAACAATGTAAAGCCTGTAATGGCACTGGACGCACTGCAAATTACTCCTTTATGGGCGCCTTTGTAAACGCGTTCGAGTCT ACATGTGCATCTTGTTATGGACGCGGCACCACTATACCAGATGGATTTCGTTGTGCTACCTGTAGCGGTAGTGGATTGGTAGAAGAGGAGCTAAAACATGAAGTGCCTATTGAGAAAGGTGCGCCAAATATGCTGAAAGTACTATTCCACTCCGCGGGCAATCAGCCATTGGTGGGCGAACGTGGCGATCTGATTGTGGTTTTAGTGCAAGCCGAACATCCGGTATTCATACGACGCCAGAATGACCTCTTCCTGCGAGATATACGCATAAACATCACTCAAGCATTGTGTGGGTTTGTGCATTGTTTCCAACACTTAGATGGCCGTACTTTATGCATCACAAATAAGCCGGGCGATGTTATAAAACACAGTGAACTTAGAGTCGTTACTGGCGAAGGTATGCCATTACGCAATAATCCCTTCGAGCGAGGTGATCTTTTTGTTGAATTCAACATTGACTTTCCCGATGACAATTTTGCGACTATTGACCAGATGCATTTGTTGGAGACACTGTTGCCGCCACGCCAACCCTTCACAATGCCCGAAGATGCCGAGGAAGTAGTGATGACGGATGTACCACCATATGGCGAAGGCGGTCATGCTGGGGCACAAGGTGGAATGGATGATGACGATGAGAGTGCACATTTCGAGAGTGTACAATGTCAAACTGGATAA
- the LOC129246998 gene encoding protein SERAC1 — translation MSKVSLGGFKNTLRRYPKTLGGVGILTTCGLVLLERQRIRKYLSKWVNTAPSETDKKRPDYIYIKYHIYKESMRKLKQKEEEDKKWINVIINPIGKWWKTVKHSVAWRLLNIAQTGSQHERLKAVRQLACFDHLKDWDFRHLAQICDARTAVSLARSGADSRWFVPVHMRGCIKNPKLVLADFHDMLARLRPNSCIDNFFNKYFPQQYPHEGIDEFFTQDQASSLSVQDTDMLKEIISFLHHITKDESVAKQIINEGGLTHIMELRKIFADDNETLSTLCKVLANMSLVEDSVEHFFVSGWIGALADWMKCPDLRLQVISAKTMANLDHDDPNHVQYPPNVYPLHPRLRTRAKPKADIIFIHGLLGGVFITWRQKDRNPIELGLYGKNAFYTSETDDVFLIGEQKRASGKAFKNGNGNGNGAGHAGASNDVKKEQTTDPILKAAQKTKNKALEISDAATMELVETLQNTAELESDWEVVHPDVPLKAGENCCGEFSVPGNEWQNQDNCEDYTNCWPMEWLPDDYPNTRIIGIDYTSAVTEWSANFTKYCPCEKGQGQIDVRATSLLERLSKSDIGNERPVVWIGHSMGGILTKLMLMKAVDDPDPKVNQIAANTSSILFLGTPHRGSSIAKWKQHMQMIISPSIEVKEMEEGAPKLLALHSRFMACLHTCFRNVKVVTIAEGTPTMLTTFKFPLRIVTEDSARIDYGDFYVLKDDHLSLSKPIFRQSFLYQRVLKVIEDSVNRDDRPSEKVTLPGTAFKVEPVRTSSTSVSDANSDSSLLQKVRSIFSSVPQITINIPNAHCEQSRRK, via the exons atgtcaaaagtttCGTTGGGcggttttaaaaatacattgAGACGTTACCCCAAAACTTTGGGTGGAGTTGGTATTCTGACAAC TTGTGGCCTGGTTTTGCTCGAAAGACAAAGGATTCGGAAGTATTTGTCAAAATGGGTGAATACTGCTCCGTCAGAGACAGACAAAAAGCGTCCGGATTATATATACATCAAATATCATATTTACAAGGAGTCTATgcgaaaattgaaacaaaaggaagaggaagataag aaatggaTCAACGTTATTATTAACCCCATTGGAAAGTGGTGGAAAACCGTTAAGCACTCCGTCGCCTGGCGTCTATTAAATATCGCACAAACGGGTTCACAACATGAACGCCTCAAAGCTGTGCGTCAATTAGCCTGTTTCGATCACTTGAAAGACTGGGATTTTCGTCATTTAGCACAAATTTGCGATGCCCGCACAGCAGTATCGTTGGCGCGTTCCGGTGCCGATTCACGTTGGTTTGTGCCTGTTCACATGCGTGGCTGTATTAAGAATCCCAAGTTGGTGCTAGCCGATTTTCACGATATGTTGGCACGTTTACGACCAAATTCATGCATCGATAACTTTTTCAACAAATACTTTCCACAACAATATCCACACGAAGGCATTGACGAGTTCTTTACACAGGACCAAGCGAGTTCGTTATCCGTCCAGGATACAGATATGTTAAAGGAGATAATTTCCTTCTTACACCACATCACCAAGGATGAGTCTGTGGCAAAGCAGATCATCAACGAGGGCGGCCTCACACACATCATGGAattgcgcaagatttttgcGGATGATAATGAAACGCTTTCAACACTCTGCAAGGTGTTGGCGAATATGTCGCTTGTGGAGGATAGTGTAGAACATTTCTTCGTTTCGGGCTGGATTGGCGCGCTGGCAGATTGGATGAAGTGTCCTGATTTGCGTTTGCAGGTGATCTCAGCAAAAACGATGGCCAATTTGGATCACGACGATCCGAATCATGTTCAATATCCACCAAATGTGTATCCGTTACATCCACGTTTGCGCACGCGCGCTAAGCCCAAGGCTGATATAATATTCATACACGGCTTATTGGGTGGCGTTTTTATTACATGGCGTCAGAAGGACCGCAACCCCATAGAATTGGGTTTATATGGCAAGAATGCGTTTTACACGAGCGAAACGGACGATGTTTTTCTGATTGGCGAACAAAAACGTGCCAGTGGTAAAGCGTTTAAAAATGGGAATGGAAATGGGAATGGCGCTGGTCATGCTGGTGCAAGCAATGACGTGAAAAAAGAGCAAACGACTG ATCCAATACTGAAAGCTGCTCAGAAGACAAAAAACAAAGCGCTGGAGATAAGCGATGCTGCTACAATGGAACTTGTGGAGACACTGCAAAATACTGCCGAACTAGAATCCGATTGGGAAGTTGTGCACCCCGATGTGCCACTTAAAGCGGGAGAAAACTGTTGCGGCGAGTTCAGTGTGCCGGGCAATGAATGGCAAAATCAAGACAACTGTGAAGACTACACCAACTGTTGGCCAATGGAGTGGCTGCCGGATGATTACCCTAATACCAG AATCATCGGCATCGACTATACCTCTGCGGTCACTGAATGGTCAGCCAATTTCACGAAATACTGCCCCTGCGAGAAGGGTCAGGGGCAAATCGATGTACGTGCAACATCACTGCTCGAGCGTCTCTCCAAATCCGATATTGGCAATGAGCGACCTGTTGTTTGGATAGGACATTCCATGGGTGGCATACTCACAAAACTAATGCTTATGAAAGCCGTAGACGATCCCGATCCGAAAGTAAATCAAATTGCGGCCAACACATCTTCAATACTCTTCCTGGGCACACCGCATCGTGGCTCATCGATTGCCAAATGGAAACAACACATGCAAATGATTATCTCCCCCTCCATTGAGGTTAAAGAAATGGAGGAAGGAGCACCGAAATTGCTTGCTTTGCATAGCCGCTTTATGGCTTGTCTGCACACTTGCTTCCGCAATGTTAAAGTTGTTACCATCGCCGAAGGTACACCTACAATGTTAACAACATTCAAATTCCCGTTACGCATTGTCACTGAAGATTCAGCGCGCATTGATTACGGCGACTTTTACGTGCTAAAAGATGATCATCTCAGCCTCTCGAAACCAATTTTCCGCCAATCATTCCTATATCAACGTGTCCTCAAGGTAATCGAAGACTCAGTGAATAGAGATGATAGACCATCTGAAAAGGTAACACTACCCGGCACAGCATTCAAAGTGGAGCCAGTTAGAACATCGTCGACAAGCGTATCAGATGCAAATTCGGACAGCAGTTTATTGCAGAAAGTGCGCAGCATTTTTTCGTCAGTGCCACAAATCACGATCAATATTCCAAATGCTCATTGTGAACAGTCTAGGCGCAAGTAA
- the LOC129246999 gene encoding sorting nexin-29, which produces MPDSLMSQSERSSVTPPKLSVAGSTFGGSTFWQRREDIFKRLQQSAEKCILHFSGRKELATEKDDNVAELCEALEDTFSYGLKQHHSVVTVTAASLFQNMHEIVTGSSSSQNENNGDVTFWDFCQTHLTPHERERYVQLKHVWTKCGLGKAFIRATLNENSLQRYLLTWLDAEDDLRRYYTQWSLLLDVTASKELPRIVGSLHDVLFALTVNSTELNAPTRITPLLPNKEEPLIYAPTPTPVAGGRNKRKSNPVERPIATSNSTEDLLKAIKEVTEVGAQKTAVDTFEAMIEFPVQEDVDETPPDPIEPELAFLKEPLPDIYTLAETQLEQQTSSAASTTSLDNVVNSGKVSSTMGEYEDKSDTSSQYSKSSSANCTVNHAAMEEKLREMEERCTLLETRVAQLTRENRQLVRRLTQNFNGLAIDPSASLATNFLITIPTAELKKTKHGTSYYAYEIHITMRQNLEHWSLLRRYRDFHKLHKSLLHTHPSVSSVDFPPKKHFGNMNMAFVEERRQQLQIYLLNVAEALPQVEACKSKAELQRVFPFLRER; this is translated from the exons ATGCCAGACAGTTTGATGAGTCAATCAGAGCGTTCTTCTGTGACGCCACCTAAGTTGAGTGTAGCTGGATCAACATTTGGAGGAAGCACTTTTTGGCAACGCAGAGAAGATATTTTTAAACGTCTACAACAGAGTgcagaaaaatgtatattacaTTTTAGTGGACGCAAAGAATTGGCTACGGAAAAGGATGACAATGTTGCGGAGTTATGTGAGGCGTTGGAAGATACGTTCTCCTATGGATTGAAGCAGCATCATTCGGTAGTTACGGTAACAGCGGCTAGTTTGTTCCAAAACATGCACGAGATTGTGACTG gcAGCAGTTCGAgtcaaaatgaaaacaatggtGATGTCACATTTTGGGACTTTTGCCAAACACATTTAACGCCACATGAACGCGAACGCTACGTACAACTCAAACATGTCTGGACAAAATGCGGACTTGGCAAGGCATTCATACGAGCTACACTGAATGAGAATTCGTTGCAGCGATATTTGCTAACATGGCTGGATGCAGAAGATGATTTGCGTCGCTATTACACGCAGTGGTCGCTGCTGTTGGATGTTACTGCCAGTAAAGAATTGCCACGAATTGTAGGCTCATTACATGATGTGCTTTTCGCGCTTACCGTAAACTCTACCGAATTGAATGCACCAACACGCATTACGCCATTGTTACCTAATAAAGAAGAACCACTTATTTATGCGCCAACACCTACACCAGTTGCTGGCGGACGAAATAAACGCAAATCCAATCCTGTGGAGCGTCCAATTGCAACTTCCAATTCGACAGAAGATTTGTTGAAGGCAATAAAAGAGGTAACTGAAGTGGGAGCACAGAAAACAGCTGTGGACACATTTGAGGCAATGATAGAGTTTCCAGTACAGGAAGACGTTGACGAAACGCCACCGGATCCGATAGAACCCGAATTGGCATTTCTAAAAGAGCCTTTACCTGACATTTATACACTTGCCGAAACGCAACTCGAACAGCAAACTTCTTCAGCCGCAAGCACTACCTCATTGGATAACGTCGTCAATAGTGGCAAAGTATCAAGCACAATGGGCGAGTATGAAGATAAGAGCGACACCTCATCACAATATAGCAAATCGTCTTCTGCTAATTGCACAGTTAATCATGCTGCTATGGAGGAAAAATTGCGTGAAATGGAAGAGCGCTGCACGCTATTAGAGACACGTGTTGCACAGCTGACACGCGAGAATCGTCAACTTGTGCGTCGTTTAACACAAAACTTCAATGGACTTGCCATTGACCCCTCAGCCTCATTGGCTACGAACTTTCTTATCACCATTCCAACGGCAGAGCTGAAGAAGACCAAACACGGCACATCGTACTACGCCTATGAGATACACATTACAATGCGGCAAAACTTAGAACATTGGTCACTATTGCGACGCTATCGCGACTTCCACAAATTACACAAATCACTGCTACATACACATCCTTCCGTGTCGTCGGTTGACTTTCCGCCAAAAAAACATTTCGGCAATATGAACATGGCGTTTGTCGAGGAGCGCCGTCAGCAGCTGCAgatttatttgttaaatgtgGCGGAAGCGTTGCCACAAGTGGAGGCTTGCAAATCGAAAGCGGAATTGCAGCGGGTATTCCCCTTTCTGCGGGAACGGTAA
- the LOC129248078 gene encoding NAD-dependent histone deacetylase sirtuin-1, protein MMESYEEAPISRAHTVQCDLHDIKIHKQCLSAKCTALAGNKQNFNFGAEISIGTQTIVSERENNIKTNRENIATVAVAASSASPDDNEVSGIEMPLNVAELPLKDRFATDQGSQVDEDDDGGDSFQSDDMDEDGNEDLQQERNENIHNDVSQESDESTSDSDFSDLSGLSDMSGREWKPISARPINWVQKQIHAGANPRDLLSQMLPSNAHPIAPGVNDMMLWRILASMLSEPPRRQKLRYINTFEDVIQLIQQSKNIIVLTGAGVSVSCGIPDFRSSDGIYSRLAKDFPNLPDPQAMFDINYFSSDPRPFYKFAREIYPGQFKPSPCHRFIKLLEEKEKLLRNYTQNIDTLEQVAGIKNVIECHGSFSTASCTKCKVKCTADAIRDDIFSQRIPVCPCCQPNVHQSVNASDAVSDADLRKLVENGIMKPDIVFFGEGLPEEFHTVMANDKDRCDLLIVIGSSLKVRPVALIPSSIPANVPQILINREQLHHLEFDVELLGDSDVIINQLCHRLGDDWKEICYDNVVLRESKELLSIEEEENNYECEEDGQQMLDTDTQSVKSSASTDIVLRSAGAYSDSGFDSSTSSGMVLAKPTSSVAKKEANEAIEKIKSTILEMNHPLTKTRQSCDSLSVDYLEEPSDMVDFENRSFQPFNAHVSEPHHHHIAYDVNARHLSIDSSKDSGILGDSSNSALISNNVIGQLPPPVTNFGDSGGTTAITDLSLASPTCADNINTPSVTLDAAEMPQLASDTENKSAPVTIRLSEKKYRTAAERLLEGTYYAHDASSAYVFPGAQVSWWSDVEDENEDNDIIGNDYNDQDEDDIDASGGPLSPLLPPSVEAEVVSEITTTNAFAICAKQTLPATYNNGGEVYQAETEVQTVSNKSPCISSNATTTTYAYGETENTVAISPSPSPSPSPRKKLCKCPPVLSSSKSNTATTASNSSSSSSSSSNSSIDKFECSPPACKRKRSRDDNDVLINHPTSNLDYVLTETSICVGEKSIIDATLTLRSDTAEALSTKGTTQQQVQN, encoded by the exons ATGATGGAAAGTTATGAAGAAGCACCAATTAGTCGTGCACATACTGTTCAGTGTGATTTGCATgatataaaaattcataaacaatGTTTGTCCGCCAAATGCACTGCTCTGGCGGGTAATAAACAGAACTTTAATTTTGGCGCCGAAATTAGTATTGGCACACAAACAATAGTATCAGAACgcgaaaacaatataaaaacaaacaggGAAAATATAGCAACGGTTGCGGTAGCAGCATCCTCCGCCTCGCCCGATGATAATGAAGTATCAGGTATAGAAATGCCATTGAATGTGGCGGAATTACCATTAAAGGATAGGTTTGCCACCGATCAAGGCAGTCAGGTTGATGAAGATGATGACGGCGGTGATAGTTTTCAATCAGACGATATGGACGAGGACGGCAATGAAGATTTACAACAAGAACGTAATGAAAATATACATAATGATGTTTCGCAGGAGAGTGATGAATCCACTTCCGATTCAGATTTTTCTGATTTGAGTGGACTCTCAGATATGTCTGGTCGCGAATGGAAGCCGATAAGTGCGAGACCTATAAATTGGGTGCAGAAACAAATTCACGCTGGTGCTAATCCACGTGATTTACTTTCCCAAATGTTGCCTTCTAACGCACATCCAATTGCACCGGGTGTGAATGATATGATGTTGTGGCGCATATTGGCCAGCATGCTGTCGGAACCGCCACGCCGCCAAAAGTTACGTTATATCAACACATTCGAGGATGTTATTCAACTGATTCAGCAATCGAAAAACATTATTGTCTTAACTGGCGCAGGAGTTTCCGTATCTTGTGGCATACCAGATTTCCGCTCTAGCGATGGCATCTACAGCCGTTTGGCCAAGGACTTTCCCAATCTACCCGATCCCCAAGCCATGTTTGACATCAACTACTTCTCAAGTGATCCAAGACCATTTTATAAGTTTGCGCGCGAAATATATCCCGGCCAATTCAAACCGTCGCCCTGTCATCGTTTTATAAAACTGCtagaagaaaaggaaaaattgcTGCGGAATTATACGCAAAACATCGACACTTTGGAACAAGTAGCTGGCATAAAGAATGTAATAGAATGTCATGGGTCATTCTCAACCGCTTCCTGCACAAAATGTAAAGTCAAATGTACCGCAGATGCAATACGAGATGATATTTTTTCTCAACGTATACCCGTTTGTCCGTGTTGTCAGCCCAATGTGCATCAGAGTGTTAACGCCTCTGATGCGGTGTCTGATGCAGATTTGAGAAAGCTTGTGGAGAATGGTATAATGAAACCAGATATTGTATTCTTTGGCGAAG GTCTTCCCGAGGAATTTCACACCGTCATGGCCAATGACAAAGATAGATGTGACCTGTTGATTGTTATAGGTTCTTCTCTTAAAGTACGGCCGGTAGCATTAATTCCCAGCTCTATACCAGCAAATGTACCCCAGATACTCATCAATCGGGAGCAGTTGCATCACCTTGAATTCGATGTTGAATTGTTGGGTGATTCAGATGTTATCATTAATCAGCTTTGTCATCGCTTAGGTGACGACTGGAAAGAAATCTGCTACGACAATGTTGTATTAAGAGAATCCAAGGAGCTCTTATCCATAGAGGAGGAAGAAAACAACTACGAATGTGAGGAGGATGGCCAACAGATGCTAGATACAGACACACAGTCGGTCAAATCCAGCGCATCCACAGATATAGTGCTACGCTCGGCAGGTGCTTATTCAGACAGTGGCTTCGATTCGTCCACATCATCTGGCATGGTGCTTGCTAAACCCACGTCGAGTGTGGCCAAAAAAGAGGCCAACGAGGCGATTGAAAAGATCAAGAGCACCATATTGGAAATGAATCACCCGTTAACGAAGACCCGCCAAAGTTGCGATTCGTTGTCAGTTGACTATTTAGAAGAGCCTAGTGATATGGTGGATTTTGAAAATCGTTCCTTCCAACCTTTTAACGCGCACGTAAGTGAACCACATCATCACCACATTGCGTACGATGTGAATGCACGTCATTTGTCAATTGATTCATCCAAGGACAGTGGCATACTAGGTGACTCGTCCAATTCCGCGCTGATTTCGAATAATGTCATTGGCCAACTGCCGCCACCTGTTACAAATTTCGGTGATAGTGGGGGCACAACAGCTATCACAGACTTGTCGTTAGCTTCCCCAACCTGCGCAGATAACATAAATACACCCTCAGTAACACTGGATGCGGCAGAGATGCCACAATTGGCAAGCGATACCGAAAACAAATCAGCACCCGTTACAATACGTCTTAGCGAGAAAAAATACCGAACTGCAGCGGAACGTTTGCTCGAAGGTACATACTATGCGCACGATGCCTCCTCAGCTTACGTTTTTCCAGGTGCGCAAGTCTCTTGGTGGTCCGATGTCGAGGACGAGAATGAGGATAACGACATAATTGGGAATGATTATAATGATCAAGATGAGGATGATATCGATGCGAGTGGCGGGCCGCTTTCGCCGCTCTTACCACCATCTGTGGAGGCGGAAGTCGTTAgtgaaataacaacaacaaatgcatttgcaaTTTGCGCTAAGCAAACGCTGCCGGCGACATACAACAACGGCGGCGAGGTCTACCAAGCTGAAACAGAAGTGCAAACGGTTAGCAATAAATCACCGTGTATCTCAagcaatgcaacaacaacaacatacgcCTACGGCGAAACTGAAAACACCGTGGCAATATCGCCGTCACCGTCACCGTCACCATCGCCCCGAAAGAAACTTTGTAAATGTCCGCCAGTTCTGAGCAGCAGTAAAAGTAATACAGCCACTACCGCAAgcaatagtagtagtagtagcagtagtagtagtaatagtAGTATTGACAAATTTGAATGCAGTCCGCCTGCCTGCAAGCGTAAGCGCTCAAGAGACGATAATGATGTGTTGATCAATCATCCAACTAGCAATTTAGACTATGTCTTGACAGAAACAAGTATTTGCGTGGGAGAGAAAAGTATAATCGACGCTACACTAACACTGAGGAGTGATACAGCCGAGGCGTTGTCAACGAAAGGAACAACACAGCAGCAGGTGCAAAATTAA